In Candidatus Manganitrophus noduliformans, the genomic stretch GGCCTTTTTGCCGCCACGATAACCGAGCGGTGGGTTGTCCACCCCCACTGGCGCCTGTTGATCGGCGTCGGCTTTGTGGGGGCCTATACGACTTTTTCAACATTCGGGTATGAAACCCATCAGTTGATGGAAGAGGGGAGTTTCGGGCTGGCGCTGCTCAACGTCTTGCTCAGCGTGGCGATCGGTTTGATTGCAGTTCGCTTCGGCATCCTTTTGGGGAGAATGGGTTGACAATCGCTTTGCCCCTCGGCTAGAGTTGAGAAAAGGGAAACAATGATGAGAACACAAAAAGCCGCATTCATCTATCTCAACCCACTCTTTCTCGTCATCTGGTTTTTCATCTGGGGAATCTGTCCCTGGGACAACACCCTTTCCGCCGCTCAGGCGGGGAACCCCGGCGCGCATGGCCATTCGGAGGCGACCGACACTCACCACGCCTCCAAAGGAACCGAACATTCCTGCTCCGGCTCCATTTCGTACAGCAAGAGCGATCTTGGTTCGGAGCGTTATTTGAGCCAAACGGAACCGATCGGAATAACGGTTGTGGTTCCTGATTGTCCCGTCCGATTGAATGATCCCTCTTATTTTTTTGAATTGTCCTTCCTGCCCCGATTATTCACCGATTACTATCAACTCTATTCCGTCTATCGGATTTGATTTTCCTCCGACCGAAGAGGTTCAATCCTTATGGAGGGGGGATCGTATGTTCTATTTCTTATCAATTTTCATTTTTCTGGCGAGCCTATCCGCGCCGGCTTTCGGACAAGCCGACTATCGTAATCTCGATCCGGGGCGGCCGATCACGATTGAAGACGCCCAGCCGATCGAGTTCCGGGCATTTGAATTTTCATTCGGTTCCCGTTATGGCCGGCATCAGGAGGGGTATGAACTTTCCTTTGAGCCGGAGCTAAAGTGGGGATTCGCAAAAAACTGGCAGGTCGGGGTGAGCGGAGAGCGCGCGGTTCTGGACGACGGGCAACGAACCGACGTGTTAGCCGGGACCGAGTTTCACTTTCTCTATAATCTCAATCAGGAGGATTTTGATCTTCCCGCGATCGCATTTCGCCCGGAGTTGACCTTCGGCGCCGGCGATTTGGGAGCCGACCATCCGCACGGCGCCTTCAAAGTGATCGTCAGCAAAACGTTCGGATTCAACCGGGTTCACCTCAACGGTTCCTATACGATCGGCCCCACGGAGATCTCGGGGAGGGGGGGGGATCTCGTCAACCGGTATTTGTATGGCATCGCCTATGAGCGGACCGCTCCCATCGAATTCTTCGTGCTGCTGTTCGATCTCTACGCGGCGGCTCCGATCGATGGGGGTCGGCGGGAGATCATCTATGACCTCGGGACCCGCATCCAGATGACACCGACCTGGGTCTTTGATGCCGGCTTCTTTCATGCAATCCGGTCGGAAGATCTCGATTTCGGCGTGACCGCCGGTCTTTCGTATGTTTTTTCTCCGCGGTCGATTTTCCCGAAAGGACTCTGATGGGAGGTAGGATGAAAATGTTCAAGGTCTTCACCGTCGCTTTACTTATATTTTGTGCGGTTCTTCCAGTCGAGGCGCGGATTGAAAAAAGGGAGGCGATCTTTTATCTGCCGGGACGCTACAATTTTGCCACGCAGCGGGTCTATCCTGAATTGAATGCCATGCTCAATGTCATCGACATCGGCCATGGCGCGCTTGCAGAGGTCTTAATCACCACGAAAGACGAAGCCAGGGCGATCGAGTTGATCGAAAAAGATCTCTTCAATCGGGTTACCCGGATGTTTCTCGGAAAAGAACCCCGTCCCCGGTTTTCGCCCTCGGAAGAGACCGTGGCGCCGGAGGGGGTGAAGCTCGCCTGGCGGGTGAACAAGGCGTTCGATTGGACCCATTACCTTCATCGTCAGGTGTATGATATTCTTTCCGACGATCGGGTAGCGGATAAGGATCAATCGATCCGCGAGGCGCTCGGCTACTATCTCACCGAGCTGGAGCGGACCTTTCCGCTCAAGATCAAATCGATGCAGTTGATGGAGGGACAGTCATTCTCCGGCTACTGGAAGGAGAGATATCCCCGGTTCAACGGGGCGATCTGGGCCTATCACTGGCTGCAGCTCGCCGCGAACGAAGCGTTGCTGGAGCCCGACCCGGAGGCCCGCCGGCGAAAAATCGACACCGCCGTCGGTGAATTCAAAAAAATGTTCGCAGATCCCTCGCGCCTTCCGAAGCATATGCCGATGGCGCACGAGATCTCGCCCACCTTCGCAAAGCGCTTCCCGGAGATCGCCGCCACCTTTGACAATCTTCACAGCTTCCACGACATCTACATGGACATTTTGACGAATCCGGCTGTCCGAAACAAACGGGACGCCGTCTATCGGCAGCTTGATCTGATGCAGGCGCCGAGGAAAGATCTGGAGACGATGCCGCTTCACCCCCTGCCGCCGATCCCGATCGAGCAGCAACAGACGTTGCTTCAGATGGATCCGGAGGAGGCGATGGCGATGATGATGATGACGACCGAGGAACAACTGGATTTCCTGGAGATGTCGCCGGAAAAACGGAAAGAGAAGGTCGACCAACTCAAAAAAGAGGCCGACCATTCCGGGCATTCGGGGAGTTGAGGAAGAAGCGTTTATCAGAGATAAGATTAAGAAGAGCCCGCCGTGTCCTTTATCCGGAGATCCGGCGGATTTCTTCAAAGATATTTCCCATCCATCGATAGACGTTGTTGACCCGGATCTGCTCCCGCATCTCCTCCATCAGGACCTTCTTGATGGAGGGGGGCATCCCGAGCGAGGTCTTGATCGCTTCCGCGAGACCTTCCACGTCGTATGGATTGATCAAGAAGGCCCCTTTCATCTCATCGGAAACGCCGGCCAATTCGCTGACGAGAAGCACCCCCCGCTCGTCGGTTTGGGAGGCGATGAATTCCTTTGCCACCAGGTTCATTCCGTCCGCGAAAGAACTGATGATCGCCAGATCGGCGGCGCGATAGTAGATCGCCAAGGTTTCAGGGGGAATGTAGATCGGCCGGTAATCAAGCGGTTTCCATCCGTCGACCCCGTGGCGCTCGTTGATTTCCTGGGAGGTTTTCAGAAGGGTCTCCCCATACGTCCGGTAATCGGTCATCTCCGTCCGGCTGGGCGACGCGATCTGGATGAAGGTGAATTTTTTCTTGAATTGCGGATAGCGGGTAAAGAAGAGGTCGATCGCGTTAAAGCGCTCGACGAGGGCCTTGGTATATTCAAGCCGATCGACGCCGATTCCGATCGATCCCTCCGCCCCCAGGGCGAGCCGTTTCCGGAGCGCTTTCATCTCCTCTTCGGCTTGCGGGATGGTGGCGAGACGGATCCATCCCTCCGCATCGATGCTGATCGGGAAGGCCTTTACCCAGACGGTCCGTCCGCGATAGGAGATCGACCCCCGTCCGGAGTCGACCGGAAGGTTGAGGATTTGACGGACGCATTCAAGGAATTGGTCTCGGTAGAACGTGGTTTGAAAGCCGAGCAGGTCGCAGCAGAGGAGCGATTCGAGCAGCTCCTTCCGGCAGGGGGCGACTCGATAAACGTCGTACGAAGGCCAGGGGATGTGCCAGAAAAGGGAGAGGGTCGCGTTCGGCCGCTGCTCTCTCAAAATCATCGGAGCGTGCGCCAGATGATAGTCTTGAATCCAGACGATCGGGTCGCGCCCTTTGGTTTCGGCGAGGACCGCTTCCGCGAAACGCCGGTTGACCTCTTTATAATATCGCCAGTCCTCCTCCATAAATTGAACCTTATCCATCGCCTTGTGGAAGAGGGGCCAGAAGAAGCGGTTTGAGAAGCCGTGATAGTAGTGGTCGATCTCTTCCTCGGTCAGCCAAATCCGCTTCAGCGTGTAGGCGGGCTGGTGGGGGGGGACGACGACCTTTCCTTCCGCATCGGCCGCATCGCGATCGGCGTCGCCGCTTCCCCAGGCGACCCAGAGGCCGCGCGCCGCCTGCATCACCGGATCGAGGGCCGACGTCAAACCGCCGGCGGGACGGTCGCAGCGGATCTCTTCGTCCATCCAACGATGGACATACGGCTCGCGGTTTGAAACCAAGACCAGCATTCGATGGGAGAAGTTCGCCTCGATCCCCTGCCGCACCTTGGCGCTGTCCCAGATTTCATCGCGGGAGGAGGTGGTGATCACGCCATGCGCGATCCGGCGGTTGGGGATGAGATAGGTCTGTCCGGAGGGGGATTGAATCCGCGTCGTCCGCCAGGAAACCTCCAGGACGGTTCCTTCCTCCCCCGAGTGGAGTCGGATCCGATCCCCGACCCGAAGACGTCTTTCCGCAAGAAGGTGGTATCCGGCGGCCGTGTCGGAGAGGGTGTCTTGGAATGCGAGAACGGTGGCGAGGCCGCCGATGCCGATTACAGTGAGAATGGGAGAAATGGGGAAATCGATTTTCAGAAAAAGAAGCAACACGCCGAGGAGAACGAAGAGAGCATAGACCCCGTTGAAGACCGATTTGCTGATCGGCGCGGCGATCCCCTTTTCCCTTAAGAAGCGCCGGATCACCCAAATCGAGAACTCGATCGCCATGAGGGTGCCGGTTGCAAAGAGGTAGAGGTCCAGAAGTTTGTCGGCATGTTTCAATGCCCGAGGCTGATCTGGGAGGTGGGTCAGCAAGACATAAACGCCGAGAACCGAGGGCCAGTAATAGGAGAGCCGCCCCATCCGGCGGGCCAGATCCCCCAGATCTTCCGAAGCGGTGAGTTGCCGCAGTAGAAACTTTCGGAGAAAATGTGCCGAAGCCATGACCACGCCGGCCAAACCGAAAAGAAAGGCCAACTCCCAGGGAAACGCTTCCAGTAGTTTAGTCATTGCGATCCTCCCGGCGGCTCATACAGAGCGGCGCCTTCCATCCATATTAATGGTCTCAACCTCAAAAAGCAAGAAAGGATTCGGCGCGAAGGAGGACAATGGAGGCTCTTTACAGCGCCGTGATGGGGCGTCTCATTTTTGTTCGGCTCACCCCAGGGTGCACGGTCTTCCCCTTGCCTCGATCCGTCCAAAATCGTTAGACTAGATACATTGGAGAGCGGGACCATGGGATTAAGACTGCGCACGCCGATCCGGCCGATCGCGCCGGTCCGCGGCTGGATCAATGAAGCGGCCGATGTCACGGCCTCAGGGGGAGGGCCGGTGGATAGGACCGATTCCGAGGCGCCGGCAACCTTGATTCATTTTTGGGGGCTGAGCTGTCCGCTCTGCAAAGAGCAGATGCCGACCGTCCGGCGGTGGATCGAGCAATTCGGGCCGAGGGGACTTAGGGTCATCGGCGTTCATACCCCCTTGACAAGGGACGATCAGGATGACGTGATGGTCGAACGGATGGTTCGAGCCCTTGCGCTTCAACATCCGATCGCGCTCGATCAAGAGGGGGAGGTCGCATCGGCCTACCAGGTCGATGCGGTTCCGACCTATTTCATTTACGACCGCGATCGGCTCCTCCGGTATCGCCACACCGGTTATCAGGCGGAGAAGCCGGTCGAACGGATGGTCGAGCGGCTTCTCAACGAAGCCGAACATAAACCGGCCGGAGATCGTCCCGCGGCGTAGTAAGGAAATTGAAATGGAAATCAGGAAAATAAATGAAGAGGTGGCTTTTAGCGGCCGGCTGACCGCGGAAGAATTAAGCGCCCTGCCGCGGCAAGGATATCGGATGTTGACCGAAGCCGCTTTGCCGGAAGAAATCCAGGAGGGGGAGCGGCATAAGGCGAAGCAGGCGGGACTCCGTTACGTCGAGATTCCGGTGAATCCTCACGCCTGGTCGGAAGCAAGTTTTTTGCTGCTGGAGCAGCTTCTCTTCCCTCAAAAATCGCGACCGGCGTTGATCTGCTCTCCCCGGGGAAGACGGGCGGGGGTCTTGGCGTTGGTCTGGGATGCGATTCAGCGCGCCCGCACGGTGGAGGAAACCGAAGCGACCGCCGGCCAATTCGGCTTGAGTCTTCCGGAGACCGCCAAGGAATATCTTCGGAAGAACAGCCCGGCCTATGAAATCCAGCCCAAAGCGCCCTTCCCCGAGGCGCTTCCTTTTCCCGAAGACGATGAGGTTCTCCCGGGTGATTTTCATCGGCCTCCCGGAGTGTAATAAGGAGCATCGGCCATGATGTTCAAACAATTTTATCTGGAAAGTCTCGGCCATGCGTCGTATCTGATCGGCTCCGAGGAGACCGGAGAAGCGCTCGTTCTTGATCCCCGGCGGGATGTCGATGTCTACTTTCCAAACGCCCGGCAGGAAGGGGTTCTAATCGCTTTCGCCGTCGATACGCACCAGCACAACGACTATCTGAGCGGGGCCCGCGAGCTGTCCCACCGGGGCGGGGTGGAGATTTTGGCGAGCGCCTCGGCGCAGATCGGTTATCCCGCCCGTCCGCTCAAAGAGGGGGAGCGGCTGGAGATCGGCGAGATTTTTTTGGAGGTTCTCCAGACCCCGGGCCATACGCCGGAGCATATCAGCCTTCTGGTCCGCGATCGGTCGCTGGGGGAAGAGCCGGTGCTCCTCCTCTCCGGCGGATCGCTCTTAGTCGGCGATGTCGCCCGTCCCGATCTCCTCGGGGGGGCGGAGGCGACGCGGGAGGCGGCGTGCAGCCTCTGTCATACACTTCAGACAAAAATTCTCCCCCTTCTGCAACGCGCAGGAGGGAGGGGTGATCCTCGACTGCCGTGCGCCCGAGGCGTTCGGCGGAGGGCACATTCCCGGCGCGCTCAACGTCGGCATCGGAAGCGCCTTTCCGACCTGGGCCGGGACGGTTCTGCCGGAGGGGGCGAAGGTCTTGCTCGTCCTGGAAGGCCCGGCGGATCTCTGGGAGATCTGCGCGCGGATCAGGGGGGCCGTTCACATTTCCGGAGGGGAATTGCCCGACCGGATCGGCGAGGTGCCCCGTGATCGGCCCGTGGCGGTCATCTGCGGCAGCGGTTATCGCTCCTCGGTGGTGTCGAGCCTTTTGAAACGAGCGGGCCGAGAAGAGATCTTCAACGTTCTCGGCGGGATGGGGGCCTGGAAGAGGGCCGGCCTTCCGACCGAGTCGTCATCCAAACATACGCGAAGGAGGAGCTTGATGAAGCGGCAAGAATACGGCATCCGGACCACGTTGAATGTTCCCTATGAAGAGGCGATCCCCCGCGTGACCGAGGCGCTGAAGAAAGAGGGGTTCGGTGTTCTCACCGAGATTAACGTCAAGGAGACGATCAAAAAAAAGCTCGACAAGGAGTTTCCGAAGTACATCATTCTCGGCGCCTGCAATCCGCAGCTCGCTTACCAGGCGCTGACCAACGAAACGGAGATCGGTCTGCTCCTCCCCTGCAACGTGATCGTTTATGAGAGGGAGGGGAAGACGGTCGTCTCGGCCCAAGATCCGGAGGCGGCCCTCTCCGTCGTGGGAAATCCGGCCGTGGCGCCGGTTGCGAAGGAGGCGCGGGAGCGGCTGGCCCGGGTGATTCAATCGCTGAGCTGAAGGGGTGAGGTCTCGACTTTCCCGGTTTTTATGTGAAGGAGCAGATAGAATGATTTGGCCATCGACGTTGCGTGTTCCGGCCCATACCGATAAGGAGGTCAACCGGAAGATTGAACAGACGACAATAAAAAAAATCGCATCCGCCGCCCTGGCCGGTCCGGCGGCGCTCGATCGGCGTCTGGCGGAGCTGGAGCGGGAGTGGGATATCGAGCGAACGCTTGAAGCGAACGCCGGTTTCTTCTCTCTCTTGGGATTGGGGTTGGGAAGGACGGTCGATCGAAAATGGTTCCTTCTTCCGACGGTGGTCGCCGGTTTTCTCTTCCAGCATGCGGTTCAGGGATGGTGTCCGCCGGTCCCGCTCTTTCGGCGGCTCGGATTTCGGACCCGGACCGAGATTGACCAGGAGCGGTATGCGCTGAAGGCGCTTCGCGGCGATTTCAAAAATGTGCCGGCCATCACCGATGAAAAGTTGTTTGCCCAGATCGGAGCGCTTCTCCAGACCGTTCGACGGTGAGGGAACAACCATTGCTTTTTGGATATGTCCACGATGAATGAGCGATTCGATAAAACAGATGAAGAGGAGGATGTTCATGGACAAGCCATTTCTGACCGACATCAAGACCCTCCGTGAGCGCGCCCGACAGCACATTGAGAACGGGGCGATCACGCCGGTCTACCAAGGGGACGTGCAGACGGCCGTCCGTATTTTAAATGAGGCGTTGGCGACGGAGATCGTCTGCACGCTCCGGTATAAAAATCATTACTACATGGCGAGCGGCATCCATGCTCAATCGGTGGCCCAGGAGTTCCTGGAACATGCCAATGAAGAGCAGATGCATGCCGATCAGATCGCGGAGCGGATCACGCAATTAAACGGCAAGCCCGACTTTTCTCCTCAAGGGCTTGCAACCAAGAGCCACTCGGAATATATCGAGGCCGATTCCTTGATCGACATGATTAAAGAAGACCTGGTCGCCGAGCGGATCGCCATTGAAAGTTACACCGAGATGGTCCGCTACTTCGGTGAGAAAGATCCGACCAGCCGGCGGGTCATGGAGGAGGTCCTGGCGAAAGAAGAGGAGCACGCGCAAGATCTGGTCACCCTTTTGGAGACGCTCGATCAGGGACTCTTCAAGGAGAAAGCGGCCTGATGGGGAAGGGTCCGGGATCGTGCTCGGGAAAAAAAGACGTTGGAAACAGGCCGGAGGGAGGGCGGTCGCGGTGACCGGCCGCCCTCTCCGTCACGATAAAGTGCCGAAAAGCTACTCCCACACCCCCATTCCCCAATCGAGCCGGGCGCGAAGGAGATCATGTCGGGTAATCGTTCCGATCAAGATCCCTTCCCGGACGACCGGCAACCGCTGGAGTTGGAGGTCCTCCATGATTTTGCTCGCTTCGGCAAGGGAGGTTTCCTCATCAATCATGACCGGAACCCGGCTCATGATCTCTTTTGCTTTAATCTCCTCCAACCGGCGCGGACCGGGAAGCACCCGGAGCAGGTCCCGGTCGTTGACCATTCCGATGACGCGCCCCTCCCGGGTGACGACCGGGATCGCGGCGTGACCGCTGTCGAGGAGCTCGGCGGCGATATCAAAGGCCGATTCGTACTCTTTGACGAAGCGCGGTTTCGCAAGACGAATCTGGCCGACCTCTTGGGATTTCACCTTCATGATTCTCCCTCCTTTTATTTTTTTCGTTTGATGACGCTCTTTCTCTGCTCGAAGCGCTCAAGGTTTGAGGATCGAGACGGAAAAGAGCAGGATCAATAGGCGATAACGCATCAAGATGATTTCGATCGACGCGGAATCGCGTTCCCCCCCGACATGCGCCAGAAGATGGGGCAGCCGACCGATGAGCGTGCGAACCTCCCTGATCTGTCTTATCCCTCTCTTCCGAATCGTGAGGACCGGGTGAAGAGAGAGGGGGGGCGGTTCGGGGGGCCTTCTCTCGCGGATCCATATCGGCTCTTTCATTTCTCCTCCTTTCATCTATTCCTTCCCGAAACGATTTTCTCCCGGCAAGACCGGAAGGGGCGTTCCGTTCCCTCCCTCCGTCCGGTCTGAAGCGGAGGAAGAGAGGTGACCGGCGAGGCGGACGGGGAGGAAAAGCGACGGGGGTGCGTCGCATGCCGCCTCGCCGGTCGGCGGGAACCGATCTTGTTAAGCGGCGTCCAGCGTCACGAAGAGGGTGTTTCCCCCGCGGTGGACGAGGAGAAGCGCGCTTTGCTCTTTTTTCAGCCCGGAGAGGGCCTTCTCATACTCACGGGTATTCCGGACCGCGGTTCGATTGACCTCCAGGATCACGTCGCCCGCTCTGAGTCCGGCCTCTTCCGCGAGACTTCCGGCCTCGACCCGGCTGATAACAACCCCCTGGAGCCCCTTGGGAAGATTCATCTCCCTCGCGGCCTCCGGGGTGAGATTCCGGACCTGCGCTCCTTTCAGAGCGCTTGTTTCCGCCTCCTCTCCTCCTCCGGCCTGGGCGACCTCTTGCGGCTGCTCGCCGAGGGAGAGCTCGATCTCCTTCTCTTTTTTATCTCTGAAGAGGGTCAGCCGGATTTTTTCCCCGACCGGCGCGCCGGCGACCCACTTTCGAAGCTGGGCGGTGTTCTCAACCTCTTTTCCGTCGATTCCGAGAACGATGTCGCCCCGCTCGATCCCGGCCGCTTCGGCGGGGCTGTCGGGGAGGACGTCGCTGACGAGGGCCCCCTTGGATTCTTTGAGGCCGAACTCTTTGGCCAACTGCGGGGTGACCTCCTGAATCGAGACCCCCAGCCAGCCGCGGGTCACCTTGCCGGTTCGAACCAGACTCTCTTTGATCGATTTCGCCATTTCGCTCGGCACCGCAAAGCCGATCCCCATGTAGCCGCCGGTGC encodes the following:
- the crcB gene encoding fluoride efflux transporter CrcB, giving the protein MIPYLMVGIGGFFGAIARYLVDRWIGGRMGGLFPYGTLAINVSGSFILGLFAATITERWVVHPHWRLLIGVGFVGAYTTFSTFGYETHQLMEEGSFGLALLNVLLSVAIGLIAVRFGILLGRMG
- a CDS encoding trehalose-6-phosphate synthase; this translates as MTKLLEAFPWELAFLFGLAGVVMASAHFLRKFLLRQLTASEDLGDLARRMGRLSYYWPSVLGVYVLLTHLPDQPRALKHADKLLDLYLFATGTLMAIEFSIWVIRRFLREKGIAAPISKSVFNGVYALFVLLGVLLLFLKIDFPISPILTVIGIGGLATVLAFQDTLSDTAAGYHLLAERRLRVGDRIRLHSGEEGTVLEVSWRTTRIQSPSGQTYLIPNRRIAHGVITTSSRDEIWDSAKVRQGIEANFSHRMLVLVSNREPYVHRWMDEEIRCDRPAGGLTSALDPVMQAARGLWVAWGSGDADRDAADAEGKVVVPPHQPAYTLKRIWLTEEEIDHYYHGFSNRFFWPLFHKAMDKVQFMEEDWRYYKEVNRRFAEAVLAETKGRDPIVWIQDYHLAHAPMILREQRPNATLSLFWHIPWPSYDVYRVAPCRKELLESLLCCDLLGFQTTFYRDQFLECVRQILNLPVDSGRGSISYRGRTVWVKAFPISIDAEGWIRLATIPQAEEEMKALRKRLALGAEGSIGIGVDRLEYTKALVERFNAIDLFFTRYPQFKKKFTFIQIASPSRTEMTDYRTYGETLLKTSQEINERHGVDGWKPLDYRPIYIPPETLAIYYRAADLAIISSFADGMNLVAKEFIASQTDERGVLLVSELAGVSDEMKGAFLINPYDVEGLAEAIKTSLGMPPSIKKVLMEEMREQIRVNNVYRWMGNIFEEIRRISG
- a CDS encoding TlpA disulfide reductase family protein; amino-acid sequence: MGLRLRTPIRPIAPVRGWINEAADVTASGGGPVDRTDSEAPATLIHFWGLSCPLCKEQMPTVRRWIEQFGPRGLRVIGVHTPLTRDDQDDVMVERMVRALALQHPIALDQEGEVASAYQVDAVPTYFIYDRDRLLRYRHTGYQAEKPVERMVERLLNEAEHKPAGDRPAA
- a CDS encoding beta-lactamase hydrolase domain-containing protein, whose product is MEIRKINEEVAFSGRLTAEELSALPRQGYRMLTEAALPEEIQEGERHKAKQAGLRYVEIPVNPHAWSEASFLLLEQLLFPQKSRPALICSPRGRRAGVLALVWDAIQRARTVEETEATAGQFGLSLPETAKEYLRKNSPAYEIQPKAPFPEALPFPEDDEVLPGDFHRPPGV
- a CDS encoding DUF302 domain-containing protein, whose protein sequence is MILDCRAPEAFGGGHIPGALNVGIGSAFPTWAGTVLPEGAKVLLVLEGPADLWEICARIRGAVHISGGELPDRIGEVPRDRPVAVICGSGYRSSVVSSLLKRAGREEIFNVLGGMGAWKRAGLPTESSSKHTRRRSLMKRQEYGIRTTLNVPYEEAIPRVTEALKKEGFGVLTEINVKETIKKKLDKEFPKYIILGACNPQLAYQALTNETEIGLLLPCNVIVYEREGKTVVSAQDPEAALSVVGNPAVAPVAKEARERLARVIQSLS
- a CDS encoding DUF2892 domain-containing protein — its product is MIWPSTLRVPAHTDKEVNRKIEQTTIKKIASAALAGPAALDRRLAELEREWDIERTLEANAGFFSLLGLGLGRTVDRKWFLLPTVVAGFLFQHAVQGWCPPVPLFRRLGFRTRTEIDQERYALKALRGDFKNVPAITDEKLFAQIGALLQTVRR
- a CDS encoding ferritin-like domain-containing protein; translation: MFMDKPFLTDIKTLRERARQHIENGAITPVYQGDVQTAVRILNEALATEIVCTLRYKNHYYMASGIHAQSVAQEFLEHANEEQMHADQIAERITQLNGKPDFSPQGLATKSHSEYIEADSLIDMIKEDLVAERIAIESYTEMVRYFGEKDPTSRRVMEEVLAKEEEHAQDLVTLLETLDQGLFKEKAA
- a CDS encoding CBS domain-containing protein codes for the protein MKVKSQEVGQIRLAKPRFVKEYESAFDIAAELLDSGHAAIPVVTREGRVIGMVNDRDLLRVLPGPRRLEEIKAKEIMSRVPVMIDEETSLAEASKIMEDLQLQRLPVVREGILIGTITRHDLLRARLDWGMGVWE